DNA from Brassica napus cultivar Da-Ae chromosome C4, Da-Ae, whole genome shotgun sequence:
TTTGATCGTTCATCATCCAAGGCCTCCAGTCATCAATGATGGAGTAATTGAGAGATCTTATCCAGGCTTGAGTTGCAAGGAAAGGCACCGTCATATCATGATCACCACTAGTCACCATAAGTTACATACAATTTTATAATCTCATTCTCATTGAGTCCTGAATCTTGTAGGTAGAGTGAGTGGCCAATCCAGTGTACGGTTTAAAATCACTTGTTATCTAGTTAGCTTTTATAGAAACTGacaataaaaacattttcagtTTGGTTCCGGTATTATTTCTCACCTGAAGATAAGAGATCGGAAACCATTAATGCTGTTATTCTTGTGGTATGGTACACTGCTCTGAATGTCGTATTTATACGAAATACCATCATAATTACATTGCCTCCATTCCCCTATACCCCCCTGTAAAGATAAATCATcccttaaaatttaaaagttctCTTTATATcgtcacttagtaatctatcaATGATCTTAAAATAAACTTGCACACACCTTATTAACATGAAGAGCTTTGTGAACTCTCTCGTTATTGGCCCACTTTTCAaggagaaaatatttatatagctGCAAAAGCAACCTtgtaattatctttttttttacctgaaaTATCATGTCTGACTGTATAGTTTAACTGTCAACAGGCAAAGATGGATGTGTATACACAGATCACTGTTACTCTGTTCTGTTCTAAGgttaaccaaaattttggttcttggaaaggcagataAAGCCTATAAGATCAAATACTTCCTCCAGGGATACTAGATGGACGAAATATGTATTACTTACATGGCAATCAGGAGATGTCTTATCGCAATCCGGTAGTAATATATGGTATTTATTCAATCTGTCGGTACACTGTGTAAATCAACCAAAATATATGAATAACTGATGACCATTACTCCATAGATAGAAATGCTGAATACCAGTTACATTCTAGAGTGTGTACCTTTTGGTAAATTTCAGTGAGTTTCAAGCATTCCGTGTTAAGTGAGTCCAAATTTCCATAACTTCCTTTGCAGATTCTTTTCATTGActgtaaaatttatatcatttgagGCTTAAGTAATATAAAGTTTGGATTTGGTTCATTAAGGATGAAAATATCAAACTTTCTTGtgagagttaaaaaaaaacctcaTAGAGTTCTTCCGAGATTAATGCCATTCCATAAGCAAATGGAATAAGATAGTTGTGTTCCAATTTAGTATCTGTTACTGGGTTTCCAAGAATATAGCCctgtttttttaaagaaaaatatgcaTAATAAATACATTCCGTTGATGGAAAATACGAAAAGTATATATCAATGACCTGTAGGTTTATTAGAGGCTTGCAACATATATAATTTCCTGCATCATGGCTTATGTATTGTTAGACAGTTAAAGAAAACTGATTAAACATAAAACCGAATAACCGTATCCAAAGAAAACTGTATGTGGACCGGACCTTCTGAGATTTCTTGAACGACGGGCGGAACAACCATACCAGAGTAAGAATCTCCGGCAACGTAAAATGGGTTGGCATAAAATTTTGGATGCTTGCTTAGCCACTGCACACAGAAAAAATACTCCAGATGTTGGTTCATGCTTGGTTTAGTTATCAGAACGTGTATTAATaacttgaaaataaattaagacAAGAACGAATTCAGCTAATTAAACCTACATTTTACGAAACTGATCATCGGTCAATAAGTCACACAAAGAGAAATACAGAACACACAAGAGCTTTAGTCCAAGACAAATGCTTATGAAGATAATTACGTTTGTCTAAGTTAACCCAAACATTTTGAGGCTTAAAGCGTGTCAAAGTAATGTGACCCTTgtagttatatttaaaattaccaATGGTCAAAAGAGTACACAAGAAATGGTTGTGGACTGGCTCAAACCAGAGATAAATAAATCTCTAACATATGGTGCTTAACCAtataagttaattttatttttgagaaatatgacaaatattttatatttatattatgtggCCTAAAACCTATGTCTATTAATCAATACCTTTTGAAGAAACTCATGAATCCTCTTAACTTCACCTGTGTCACTAATTTTATCAACAAGCGGAGTTCTTGAATAGGAGAAGCCAGATCCAACAGGCTGATCCAAAAATATTATGTTCGCCATCTGAGGTAAAGATCTAATTTACAAAATGGACATGAGATCGCCATATATGAGCATACTTTCTGCTACATACCTTTGTCCATGAATATGTAGTGGAGACCAAAGAAGGGATACTTCCATTGTAAACCTCGAACTTCAAAGCTAAAGGccctatatttttcttttccacTTCAAATATATCACTGAAAATAATACTCTGCTAAATAAATGTATAATAGATTTACCGTTCTCAAAAAGAAGGCCAAAAATAGAAGAACATCCAGGTCCTCCAGTTAACCAAATAAGAAGAGGGTCTTCTCGTGGATTATTCTCAGACTTAATGAAATAGTAGAACATTTGTATTTCCTCTTCCTCACCAAGTCCAATGTACCTTCATTTAGATGAATTACTAATTACTAGCTTTAAACTCACTATGCCAATGTAAATAAGAAGGCACAACTTACAAACCCCGTTTCAAGTTCGAAAGGAAGAGGACCTTCAAAACCAGGAAGGAGCTTTACAACGGAGGCAGAGTCAGCAAAATAACGCAATACAAGTAGAACCGGAATCAGCAACTTTAGTGTCAATCTCATTCTCATTTTCGCTTCCAACAATTGATGTCTTTCAAGGGAGGAAAAAAAAGGGAGAGTGTctataattaccaaaaatgaaaaatgggtTCTATAATGCTTTACTAATGCACTAGTGCATCCAGTCGAGAAACCATTTCGAGAGTCATGTGGTTGGTTTTGACGCTACCAATTTAGGGCGTCACACTCCTTATCCACAAAATTTCGGTTCACGTCGACACAACACGTTTTTAGTATTGCAAATGTCTCTCTCAATATTATTATTCCACAGAAATCAAGATACCAACACCATGAATGATGTAGGGACGTTGCTTTTGTAGtttttttggcttttttttCTAGCTTATCAGTTATCACCATATGTTATGCAGATATCTCTATAaccaaaatgacaaaaatgtGCCCTCAAGATATAACATtcctaaaaaaaagaagaagatataacATCCCTTCACTACTGCTACTTACAAAAACGACCAACAAATATGCACAACCAACATCATCATGCAATCATAATCCATTAGACCCAAGAATTCTGAAATGAGATTCCATTTTCTTTGGTAGCCTTAGACCATCTCTAATggttcaatttatttttttcttttaaaatagaatataattatacttcaataatactattttacaatgaaaaataaagtgacgaaacaaaaaataaatgaactaCTCTATTTATAGAATAAATTCATTTTTCACGCTAGAGTGGAAATAGAGTAATATTAGAATAGTTTTAGGGAAATTGCACCGTATGACGTCCAAATAAAGTATAATTAACTCAGTGACCAATTGCCCTATTATACAAATACATCTTCtgtcttttatataataatgcATTTTTACCCTTGTATCCAACCGGcgcaacctgcaaaaagcaaataaatataaattattatttttatttacaataaaaaagtGAATGTGTCTTTTCTTTTGACACAAATTGTAAATGACAATAATTACGGAAGATGTATTGTGTCTGCCACGAAAATCACCGAATACATTCCCAGCAATGTTTGTGAAGTAGCAGCCCGGTTGTGACGCCTCTGTCGAAGATGGGAGACAAAGGATTCACGGCTTCGGAACTCGAAAGTCGCGGCGATCGTAACGCCTCTATGAATAATTTCCCGTTTCAAGATTCAATAGTGAGTGAAGCCACAATGattctttcatttcttttcctccTTCTCGTAAACATTGATTTTCACAATCATGTTTTTGACGCCGTGAATAAACCaaaattgaagaagatgaacattttttgttaaattatctTCTATTCTATGCATATAGAATAGAAATGTAAAGCgatatgtattattttgttcTATTCATGTTATGCAATGCGATATATTTGTTACATTCCATTTGATGATCAATAAATAGTGTTCTATTTTGTTAAGAAACATAATCTATCATTTTCTTAAGTTCTATATATCATTGTAAAAATCGTACAATATTCTATATTGTattgtttaatattatataatataatataacataataatttgtacttttttagattttgatatttaggttttgggtttatatttgagtttagggtttagtgattatggtttagggtttagtatttaataaGTGAGGAGGTATGTATATTAACTTATTACATGTAATCCTAAATATTTCACAATTTGTGTCAATATGtactatactatgtattttgttacaTTTTATTTGGATCTAGAGTTTaattatatttgggtttatagtttatatttttggattagaGTTTACTGacaaggtttagggtttagtatttagaattTAGTAACCGTATCAGTTGAACGTTAAATGTTATTCACtcaattatgtcaaaatcaatatTATTCACTGAATTATAGTTGAAATTTTATTCATTTcgcaaattatatataattagggGTTTGGGTATAGCATTTAGCGGTTGTGGGAGAGTTTAATATGTAGGGGTTTGATTTCAGGTTGAAATCCTATACTACTTCGACATATGGAatagaacaaacaaaaactttctctaaaatatatagtaaaaacatttatagattatatttgggtttatggtttactgattaggatttagaattACTAATTAGGAGTTTGGGTATAGTATTTAGCGGTTGGGGGAGGGTTTAATATGTAGGGATTAAATGTTGGTTGAAACCCTATAGTACTTCAACGATATGGAATATAACACACACATactttatttcaaaaatatagtaaaaatatttattaattatatttgggtttatagtttactgattagggtttatagtttactGATTAGGGTTTTGGGTAGAGTTTTAGCGGCTGTGGAAAAGTTTAATATGTAGGGGTGAAAAATCAGGTTGGGATCCTATCATACTTCTAAATATAGGGTTTAGTGAttgagatttagggtttagtatttagaatgTGAAATATATAGTTGGGGCCATCATTAACTTTTTCCATGAAACAAtagacatttttattatttcacaaatatatactatgttatttattttgttctaatctatttgagtttaagatttatatttgggtttatggtttatatttgagtttataatttattgattatagtttagagtttagtatttaggggttgGGGTATGGTTGATATAAGGATGAATATATATGGGTTAAGGTTGGGGTAATGTTTAGTATTAGGGTATGTGGGTgagattataattttataatatttcggTGACGTGGAATAGCACACACAATACATATGTGTATGGTCAATAAACGGCTGACGTGAAGGGTTTGTTCTTCTTTCTTCTGAAATAATTTTTAGACACACCTACCATATATTATAGAGATACATAGGTATATATGACACATTTTTACAGGACAATGGCAAAAAATAAGGGTGTAACCGGATGAATTAGGATATAAATGTTAGTTTTttcattatgtcaaaatcataaCGATTTACTTAATTATCATTCCAAAATCGGCTGTTTTATTCTAAAATCTATTTCAGAATGAATAATAAAGTATTATTAAAGATGCTCTAAAGACAACCAAATAACCCGATTAGTTTTACATTGACCTATTTGACCCAGAGAAAGTTTTTGACATACGATATGTTGTT
Protein-coding regions in this window:
- the LOC106390950 gene encoding serine carboxypeptidase-like 13 isoform X8, with translation MRMRLTLKLLIPVLLVLRYFADSASVVKLLPGFEGPLPFELETGYIGLGEEEEIQMFYYFIKSENNPREDPLLIWLTGGPGCSSIFGLLFENALKFEVYNGSIPSLVSTTYSWTKMANIIFLDQPVGSGFSYSRTPLVDKISDTGEVKRIHEFLQKWLSKHPKFYANPFYVAGDSYSGMVVPPVVQEISEGNYICCKPLINLQGYILGNPVTDTKLEHNYLIPFAYGMALISEELYESMKRICKGSYGNLDSLNTECLKLTEIYQKCTDRLNKYHILLPDCDKTSPDCHLYKYFLLEKWANNERVHKALHVNKGGIGEWRQCNYDGISYKYDIQSSVPYHKNNSINGFRSLIFSGDHDMTVPFLATQAWIRSLNYSIIDDWRPWMMNDQIAGYTRTYANKMTFATVKGGGHTADYKPDETFIMFKKWISSQPL
- the LOC106390950 gene encoding serine carboxypeptidase-like 13 isoform X7; translation: MRMRLTLKLLIPVLLVLRYFADSASVVKLLPGFEGPLPFELETGYIGLGEEEEIQMFYYFIKSENNPREDPLLIWLTGGPGCSSIFGLLFENGPLALKFEVYNGSIPSLVSTTYSWTKMANIIFLDQPVGSGFSYSRTPLVDKISDTGEVKRIHEFLQKWLSKHPKFYANPFYVAGDSYSGMVVPPVVQEISEGNYICCKPLINLQGYILGNPVTDTKLEHNYLIPFAYGMALISEELYESMKRICKGSYGNLDSLNTECLKLTEIYQKCTDRLNKYHILLPDCDKTSPDCHLYKYFLLEKWANNERVHKALHVNKGGIGEWRQCNYDGISYKYDIQSSVPYHKNNSINGFRSLIFSGDHDMTVPFLATQAWIRSLNYSIIDDWRPWMMNDQIAGYTRTYANKMTFATVKGGGHTADYKPDETFIMFKKWISSQPL
- the LOC106390950 gene encoding serine carboxypeptidase-like 13 isoform X6; its protein translation is MRMRLTLKLLIPVLLVLRYFADSASVVKLLPGFEGPLPFELETGYIGLGEEEEIQMFYYFIKSENNPREDPLLIWLTGGPGCSSIFGLLFENGPLALKFEVYNGSIPSLVSTTYSWTKMANIIFLDQPVGSGFSYSRTPLVDKISDTGEVKRIHEFLQKWLSKHPKFYANPFYVAGDSYSGMVVPPVVQEISEGNYICCKPLINLQVIDIYFSYFPSTECIYYAYFSLKKQGYILGNPVTDTKLEHNYLIPFAYGMALISEELYESMKRICKGSYGNLDSLNTECLKLTEIYQKCTDRLNKYHILLPDCDKTSPDCHLYKYFLLEKWANNERVHKALHVNKGGIGEWRQCNYDGISYKYDIQSSVPYHKNNSINGFRSLIFSGDHDMTVPFLATQAWIRSLNYSIIDDWRPWMMNDQIAGYTRTYANKMTFATVKASLLAST
- the LOC106390950 gene encoding serine carboxypeptidase-like 13 isoform X2, which codes for MRMRLTLKLLIPVLLVLRYFADSASVVKLLPGFEGPLPFELETGYIGLGEEEEIQMFYYFIKSENNPREDPLLIWLTGGPGCSSIFGLLFENALKFEVYNGSIPSLVSTTYSWTKMANIIFLDQPVGSGFSYSRTPLVDKISDTGEVKRIHEFLQKWLSKHPKFYANPFYVAGDSYSGMVVPPVVQEISEGNYICCKPLINLQVIDIYFSYFPSTECIYYAYFSLKKQGYILGNPVTDTKLEHNYLIPFAYGMALISEELYESMKRICKGSYGNLDSLNTECLKLTEIYQKCTDRLNKYHILLPDCDKTSPDCHVKKKIITRLLLQLYKYFLLEKWANNERVHKALHVNKGGIGEWRQCNYDGISYKYDIQSSVPYHKNNSINGFRSLIFSGDHDMTVPFLATQAWIRSLNYSIIDDWRPWMMNDQIAGYTRTYANKMTFATVKGGGHTADYKPDETFIMFKKWISSQPL
- the LOC106390950 gene encoding serine carboxypeptidase-like 13 isoform X4, whose amino-acid sequence is MRMRLTLKLLIPVLLVLRYFADSASVVKLLPGFEGPLPFELETGYIGLGEEEEIQMFYYFIKSENNPREDPLLIWLTGGPGCSSIFGLLFENALKFEVYNGSIPSLVSTTYSWTKPVGSGFSYSRTPLVDKISDTGEVKRIHEFLQKWLSKHPKFYANPFYVAGDSYSGMVVPPVVQEISEGNYICCKPLINLQVIDIYFSYFPSTECIYYAYFSLKKQGYILGNPVTDTKLEHNYLIPFAYGMALISEELYESMKRICKGSYGNLDSLNTECLKLTEIYQKCTDRLNKYHILLPDCDKTSPDCHVKKKIITRLLLQLYKYFLLEKWANNERVHKALHVNKGGIGEWRQCNYDGISYKYDIQSSVPYHKNNSINGFRSLIFSGDHDMTVPFLATQAWIRSLNYSIIDDWRPWMMNDQIAGYTRTYANKMTFATVKGGGHTADYKPDETFIMFKKWISSQPL
- the LOC106390950 gene encoding serine carboxypeptidase-like 13 isoform X3, with product MRMRLTLKLLIPVLLVLRYFADSASVVKLLPGFEGPLPFELETGYIGLGEEEEIQMFYYFIKSENNPREDPLLIWLTGGPGCSSIFGLLFENGPLALKFEVYNGSIPSLVSTTYSWTKPVGSGFSYSRTPLVDKISDTGEVKRIHEFLQKWLSKHPKFYANPFYVAGDSYSGMVVPPVVQEISEGNYICCKPLINLQVIDIYFSYFPSTECIYYAYFSLKKQGYILGNPVTDTKLEHNYLIPFAYGMALISEELYESMKRICKGSYGNLDSLNTECLKLTEIYQKCTDRLNKYHILLPDCDKTSPDCHVKKKIITRLLLQLYKYFLLEKWANNERVHKALHVNKGGIGEWRQCNYDGISYKYDIQSSVPYHKNNSINGFRSLIFSGDHDMTVPFLATQAWIRSLNYSIIDDWRPWMMNDQIAGYTRTYANKMTFATVKGGGHTADYKPDETFIMFKKWISSQPL
- the LOC106390950 gene encoding serine carboxypeptidase-like 13 isoform X1, coding for MRMRLTLKLLIPVLLVLRYFADSASVVKLLPGFEGPLPFELETGYIGLGEEEEIQMFYYFIKSENNPREDPLLIWLTGGPGCSSIFGLLFENGPLALKFEVYNGSIPSLVSTTYSWTKMANIIFLDQPVGSGFSYSRTPLVDKISDTGEVKRIHEFLQKWLSKHPKFYANPFYVAGDSYSGMVVPPVVQEISEGNYICCKPLINLQVIDIYFSYFPSTECIYYAYFSLKKQGYILGNPVTDTKLEHNYLIPFAYGMALISEELYESMKRICKGSYGNLDSLNTECLKLTEIYQKCTDRLNKYHILLPDCDKTSPDCHVKKKIITRLLLQLYKYFLLEKWANNERVHKALHVNKGGIGEWRQCNYDGISYKYDIQSSVPYHKNNSINGFRSLIFSGDHDMTVPFLATQAWIRSLNYSIIDDWRPWMMNDQIAGYTRTYANKMTFATVKGGGHTADYKPDETFIMFKKWISSQPL
- the LOC106390950 gene encoding serine carboxypeptidase-like 13 isoform X5 — protein: MRMRLTLKLLIPVLLVLRYFADSASVVKLLPGFEGPLPFELETGYIGLGEEEEIQMFYYFIKSENNPREDPLLIWLTGGPGCSSIFGLLFENGPLALKFEVYNGSIPSLVSTTYSWTKMANIIFLDQPVGSGFSYSRTPLVDKISDTGEVKRIHEFLQKWLSKHPKFYANPFYVAGDSYSGMVVPPVVQEISEGNYICCKPLINLQGYILGNPVTDTKLEHNYLIPFAYGMALISEELYESMKRICKGSYGNLDSLNTECLKLTEIYQKCTDRLNKYHILLPDCDKTSPDCHVKKKIITRLLLQLYKYFLLEKWANNERVHKALHVNKGGIGEWRQCNYDGISYKYDIQSSVPYHKNNSINGFRSLIFSGDHDMTVPFLATQAWIRSLNYSIIDDWRPWMMNDQIAGYTRTYANKMTFATVKGGGHTADYKPDETFIMFKKWISSQPL
- the LOC106390950 gene encoding serine carboxypeptidase-like 13 isoform X10; the encoded protein is MFYYFIKSENNPREDPLLIWLTGGPGCSSIFGLLFENGPLALKFEVYNGSIPSLVSTTYSWTKMANIIFLDQPVGSGFSYSRTPLVDKISDTGEVKRIHEFLQKWLSKHPKFYANPFYVAGDSYSGMVVPPVVQEISEGNYICCKPLINLQVIDIYFSYFPSTECIYYAYFSLKKQGYILGNPVTDTKLEHNYLIPFAYGMALISEELYESMKRICKGSYGNLDSLNTECLKLTEIYQKCTDRLNKYHILLPDCDKTSPDCHVKKKIITRLLLQLYKYFLLEKWANNERVHKALHVNKGGIGEWRQCNYDGISYKYDIQSSVPYHKNNSINGFRSLIFSGDHDMTVPFLATQAWIRSLNYSIIDDWRPWMMNDQIAGYTRTYANKMTFATVKGGGHTADYKPDETFIMFKKWISSQPL
- the LOC106390950 gene encoding serine carboxypeptidase-like 13 isoform X9; this translates as MRMRLTLKLLIPVLLVLRYFADSASVVKLLPGFEGPLPFELETGYIGLGEEEEIQMFYYFIKSENNPREDPLLIWLTGGPGCSSIFGLLFENGPLALKFEVYNGSIPSLVSTTYSWTKPVGSGFSYSRTPLVDKISDTGEVKRIHEFLQKWLSKHPKFYANPFYVAGDSYSGMVVPPVVQEISEGNYICCKPLINLQGYILGNPVTDTKLEHNYLIPFAYGMALISEELYESMKRICKGSYGNLDSLNTECLKLTEIYQKCTDRLNKYHILLPDCDKTSPDCHLYKYFLLEKWANNERVHKALHVNKGGIGEWRQCNYDGISYKYDIQSSVPYHKNNSINGFRSLIFSGDHDMTVPFLATQAWIRSLNYSIIDDWRPWMMNDQIAGYTRTYANKMTFATVKGGGHTADYKPDETFIMFKKWISSQPL
- the LOC106390950 gene encoding serine carboxypeptidase-like 13 isoform X11, with product MRMRLTLKLLIPVLLVLRYFADSASVVKLLPGFEGPLPFELETGYIGLGEEEEIQMFYYFIKSENNPREDPLLIWLTGGPGCSSIFGLLFENGPLALKFEVYNGSIPSLVSTTYSWTKMANIIFLDQPVGSGFSYSRTPLVDKISDTGEVKRIHEFLQKWLSKHPKFYANPFYVAGDSYSGMVVPPVVQEISEGNYICCKPLINLQVIDIYFSYFPSTECIYYAYFSLKKQGYILGNPVTDTKLEHNYLIPFAYGMALISEELYESMKRICKGSYGNLDSLNTECLKLTEIYQKCTDRLNKYHILLPDCDKTSPDCHVKKKIITRLLLQLYKYFLLEKWANNERVHKALHVNKGGIGEWRQCNYDGISYKYDIQSSVPYHKNNSINGFRSLIFRFRTQ
- the LOC106390950 gene encoding serine carboxypeptidase-like 13 isoform X12, which translates into the protein MRMRLTLKLLIPVLLVLRYFADSASVVKLLPGFEGPLPFELETGYIGLGEEEEIQMFYYFIKSENNPREDPLLIWLTGGPGCSSIFGLLFENGPLALKFEVYNGSIPSLVSTTYSWTKMANIIFLDQPVGSGFSYSRTPLVDKISDTGEVKRIHEFLQKWLSKHPKFYANPFYVAGDSYSGMVVPPVVQEISEGNYICCKPLINLQVIDIYFSYFPSTECIYYAYFSLKKQGYILGNPVTDTKLEHNYLIPFAYGMALISEELYESMKRICKGSYGNLDSLNTECLKLTEIYQKCTDRLNKYHILLPDCDKTSPDCHLYKYFLLEKWANNERVHKALHVNKGGIGEWRQCNYDGISYKYDIQSSVPYHKNNSINGFRSLIFRFRTQ